GTACAGCTGTTCGCCCGCCGACGTCGCCCGGTCGGTGGCGTACTTGGTCGACAGCGAGTTCACCCACGGGGAGGTCCACAGCGTCAACGGGGGGATGCACTTCCGATGACGGGCGTCGACCCGGACCCCGAGGAACCGCCGTACGCGCTGACGATCGCCTCCAGCGACTCGGGCGGCGGCGCGGGTATCCAGGCAGACCTGAAGACGATGACCCGGTTCGGCGTGTACGGCGGCTCGGTCGTCGTCGCGACCACCGCCCAGAACACGGCCGGCGTCCGCTCGACACACGTCCTCCCCGCCGAGGCGATCCGGGCGCAGTACGAGGCCGTCGTCGACGACGCGGTGCCGGGGGCGGTCAAGACGGGGATGCTCGCGACGACCGAGGGGGTCCGGACCGTCCACGACTGCCTGCGGTCGTTCGACGGTCCCGTCGTGGTCGACCCGGTCACCGTCGCCACCAGCGGCGACCGCCTGCTGGAAGCGGCGGCGATCGACGCCTACCGCGACCTCGTCGCCGAGGCGACGCTCGTGACGCCCAACGCCGACGAGACGGCCGAACTCGTCGGCGAGCGACCCGACTCCCCGTCGGCCCGCCGGCGGGCTGCCGACCGGTTCTTCGAGTGGGGCGCCGACGCGGTGTTGTTCAAAGGGGGCCACGTCGCCGCGGAGCCGGACACCGTGACCGACGTGCTCGCGGTCGACGACGGGAGCGAGCCGACGGCGTTCGCCGCCGACCGCGTCGACACCCGCGCGACGCACGGCTCCGGCTGTACCCTGTCGAGCGCGATCGCCGCCGGACTCGCGAGGGGCGATCCCCTCGCCGTCGCCGTCGAACGGGGGATCGAGTTCGTCCACGCGGCGATCGCCCGGCCCGCCGCGGTGGGGACCCACGGGAGCGTGAACCACCTCGTCGAGCGACCGGGCGACGGCGGTCGACGGTGAGTCGTCCGGGGAGCGTCGTGTCGCCGCCACGGGGCCGGTTCAGGCGGTCTCGACGCCGGCGAACTCCACGCGGGTGCCGCCGCGGTCCCCTCCGTGAGGGTCACGTCCCAGTCGTGGCTGTCGGCGATCCGTTTCACGATGGAGAGGCCGAACCCCGTCCCGTCGCTGGCGGTCGAGACGCCGGCGTCGAACACCGTCTCGCGCAGGTCGGCCGCGATCCCGGGACCGTCGTCGGCGACGAAGAACCCCCCCGGACAGTCGCCGACGACCACGGAGACGTCGGCCGGCCCGTGGTCGATCCCGTTGCGGAACAGGTTCTCGAACAGCTGTTTGAGACC
The sequence above is a segment of the Halobaculum lipolyticum genome. Coding sequences within it:
- the thiD gene encoding bifunctional hydroxymethylpyrimidine kinase/phosphomethylpyrimidine kinase, whose amino-acid sequence is MTGVDPDPEEPPYALTIASSDSGGGAGIQADLKTMTRFGVYGGSVVVATTAQNTAGVRSTHVLPAEAIRAQYEAVVDDAVPGAVKTGMLATTEGVRTVHDCLRSFDGPVVVDPVTVATSGDRLLEAAAIDAYRDLVAEATLVTPNADETAELVGERPDSPSARRRAADRFFEWGADAVLFKGGHVAAEPDTVTDVLAVDDGSEPTAFAADRVDTRATHGSGCTLSSAIAAGLARGDPLAVAVERGIEFVHAAIARPAAVGTHGSVNHLVERPGDGGRR